The Sesamum indicum cultivar Zhongzhi No. 13 linkage group LG1, S_indicum_v1.0, whole genome shotgun sequence genome includes a window with the following:
- the LOC105161409 gene encoding protein CROWDED NUCLEI 2: MFTPKRQWPGPAMTPKSEVRGTPNPTGKNKMVAFVDGPPPPPPTSLLSDNGNAADVENMEDWRRFREVGLLDEAALERRDREALKERLERLERELFDYQYNMGLLLIEKKEWTSKHEELQESLLEAQEVLKREKAAHLIAVAQVEERETNLRKALDVERQCVTELERSLREIRSENEKVKITSQTKLADANDMVAGVQDRSLDVQQKLVAAEAKLAEASRKSLELERKLQEVETRESVLKRERMSFNTERDAHEATFLKHKEDMREWERKLQEGEERLCQNRRHINDREEKVNELNRMFKEKERELAEEQTKLELESLALKKKEEEVNKRLADLIVKEEKAESLTSNLEMKEKELIALTEKLSSRERVEIQNILDEHRSALEIKKQEFEMEMDEKRKLFEEETKVKLDNLDEKESEINHMEEKLKKQEQALEKKSDRIKEKEKEIELKFKGLKEKEKALKLEQKNLDLLRREVVSDKESLQNLKEELEKMKAEISQKELQIHDATEKLRITEEERKEHNHMIQELKQEIERYKHQTDLLYKKSDDLKQDRKKFEEEWEALDEKRAELTKDLELLEQEKKMIDKLKSSGEKQLKEDKIATEAYIKRELEALKLEKESFEARMKHEQSMLSEKARDEHNKLLHDFETRRRDLEADMLNKQEEIEKTLQERERALEEKIEKEHSHIGHMKEVVQREMDDMRLERNRLEKDKQNIALNKRQLEEQQLEMHKDINELGALSQKLKLQRQQFIKERSRFVSFVETLKSCQNCGDMAGDYLLSDLHITELDDKEASPLQALGEELLEKVASYEANAKKTPGENEPKSSESGGRISWLLKKCTPRIFNLSPTKNVQDVPSQNLDQALSDTLVNTAENVGGPSMPVGTHGRSGTPEVDRGVQEVPEDSQQSELTNRRRKSTRKPSRGVHRTRSVKTVVEDAEAFLRRNSGDVNPTEEQNKEAPASVDEESRGDSILDGKAASTIPRKRTRAQSSKMTGGEETDDSEGGSVSVTAGGRRKRHQTGAPAIQNAGKPRYNLRRHRTKGKDVTASMDSVRKTDKEVGNAIVSPETEITSAPPEEVTSQNGNPVELVQVASYKTVKTHIVSTDRVVRFQTSEANIDENADAAKSAEYVDLSEEVNGTPKYNDDEHDSTLHIVEEDDDNEDDDDGDENLGEASITRKLWTFFTS, translated from the exons ATGTTTACTCCGAAAAGGCAGTGGCCGGGGCCGGCCATGACACCCAAGAGTGAAGTGCGTGGGACGCCGAACCCTACTGGGAAGAACAAAATGGTGGCTTTTGTTGACGGCCCTCCGCCACCGCCGCCGACGAGCTTGTTGAGTGACAACGGGAATGCAGCTGATGTGGAGAATATGGAGGATTGGAGGAGGTTTCGGGAGGTGGGGTTGTTGGATGAGGCGGCGTTGGAGAGGCGTGATCGGGAGGCGCTGAAGGAGAGGCTTGAAAGGCTTGAAAGAGAG CTCTTTGATTACCAGTATAATATGGGATTACTTctaattgagaaaaaagagTGGACTTCAAAACATGAAGAACTTCAGGAATCTCTTCTAGAAGCGCAGGAGGTCCTCAAACGTGAAAAGGCGGCTCACTTAATTGCAGTTGCTCAAGTGGAGGAgcgagaaacaaacttgagaaaAGCTTTGGATGTTGAGAGGCAGTGTGTGACTGAg CTTGAGAGGTCCCTGCGTGAAATACGTTCAGAGAATGAGAAAGTCAAGATAACATCTCAGACTAAGCTGGCTGATGCAAATGATATGGTGGCTGGAGTTCAGGATAGGTCTTTGGATGTGCAACAAAAGTTGGTTGCTGCCGAAGCCAAGCTTGCTGAGGCAAGTAGGAAGAGTTTAGAATTGGAGAGGAAATTGCAGGAGGTCGAAACACGTGAAAGTGTTCTTAAGAGGGAGCGCATGTCCTTTAATACTGA GCGAGATGCACATGAAGCAACTTTCTTAAAGCATAAAGAAGATATGCGAGAGTGGGAAAGGAAGCTGCAGGAAGGGGAAGAGAGACTTTGTCAGAATCGGAGACATATTAATGACAGAGAGGAAAAGGTAAATGAACTCAATAGGATGTTCAAGGAGAAAGAGAGGGAACTCGCAGAAGAACAAACGAAACTTGAGTTGGAAAGTTTGGCcctgaagaagaaagaagaggaagTGAATAAAAGACTTGCCGACCTAATTGTAAAAGAGGAA AAAGCTGAATCTCTCACAAGTAATCTAGAGATGAAGGAGAAGGAGTTAATTGCGTTGACGGAGAAGCTGAGCtctagagagaga GTGGAGATTCAGAACATCCTTGACGAACACAGATCTGCtttggaaataaaaaagcaGGAGTTTGAAATGGAAATGGATGAGAAAAGAAAGTTGTTTGAGGAGGAGACTAAAGTCAAACTTGATAACTTGGATGAGAAGGAGAGTGAAATAAACCatatggaggaaaaattgaagaaacagGAGCAAGCGCTGGAAAAGAAGTCGGATAGGATTaaggagaaagagaaggagATTGAATTAAAGTTTAAAGGTCtgaaggaaaaagagaaggCCCTCAAATTGGAGCAGAAAAATCTAGACTTGCTGAGGAGAGAAGTAGTTTCTGACAAAGAGAGTCTGCAAAACCTCAAAGAGGAGCTTGAGAAGATGAAAGCTGAGATTAGTCAGAAGGAGTTGCAAATTCATGATGCAACTGAAAAGCTTAGGATTACTGAAGAAGAGAGGAAGGAGCACAACCATATGATACAGGAACTGAAACAGGAGATAGAGAGGTACAAACATCAGACTGATTTGCTTTATAAGAAAAGTGATGACCTAAAGCAAGACAGGAAGAAATTTGAGGAAGAGTGGGAGGCTCTTGATGAAAAGAGAGCAGAGCTTACTAAAGATTTAGAACTCCTCGAGCAAGAGAAAAAGATGATTGATAAATTGAAATCCTCTGGAGAAAAACAATTGAAAGAGGATAAAATTGCCACTGAGGCTTACATTAAGAGAGAGTTGGAGGCTCTTAAACTTGAGAAAGAATCTTTTGAAGCCAGAATGAAGCATGAGCAGTCCATGCTATCGGAAAAAGCTCGAGATGAGCATAACAAGTTACTTCATGATTTTGAGACTCGTAGAAGGGATCTTGAGGCAGATATGCTGAATAAGCAAGAGGAAATAGAGAAAACTCTGCAGGAAAGAGAAAGAGCACTTGAGGAGAAGATTGAGAAAGAGCATAGCCATATTGGTCATATGAAGGAAGTGGTCCAGAGGGAGATGGATGACATGAGGTTAGAAAGGAACAGATTGGAGAAGGACAAACAGAATATTGCACTGAATAAGCGGCAGCTGGAAGAGCAGCAGCTAGAAATGCACAAGGATATTAATGAACTTGGAGCTTTAAGCCAAAAGCTGAAGTTGCAGCGGCAGCAATTCATCAAGGAGAGAAGCCGATTTGTTTCATTTGTTGAGACACTGAAAAGTTGCCAAAATTGTGGGGATATGGCGGGGGATTATTTGCTATCTGACCTTCACATCACGGAACTAGATGACAAGGAGGCCTCTCCACTTCAGGCATTGGGAGAAGAACTTTTGGAAAAGGTTGCTTCATATGAAGCGAATGCTAAGAAAACTCCTGGTGAGAATGAACCTAAATCTTCAGAGTCCGGTGGGCGTATTTCTTGGCTTCTCAAGAAGTGCACTCCAAGAATCTTCAACTTGTCTCCTACAAAGAATGTTCAAGATGTGCCTTCTCAAAACTTGGACCAAGCTTTGTCTGATACACTGGTTAATACTGCTGAAAATGTTGGAGGCCCCAGCATGCCAGTTGGGACTCACGGACGATCAGGTACTCCTGAAGTAGATCGTGGAGTACAAGAAGTTCCAGAAGATTCCCAGCAATCGGAGCTGACGAATCGTCGACGCAAATCCACCAGAAAACCAAGCCGTGGAGTCCACAGAACACGTTCTGTTAAAACTGTAGTTGAAGATGCTGAAGCTTTCTTGAGAAGGAATTCGGGAGATGTAAATCCAACTGAGGAGCAAAATAAGGAAGCGCCTGCTTCTGTGGATGAGGAAAGTCGTGGAGATTCCATCCTTGATGGAAAAGCAGCTAGTACGATTCCGAGAAAGCGAACTCGTGCACAATCTTCTAAAATGACAGGGGGAGAGGAGACCGATGACAGTGAGGGTGGTTCTGTAAGTGTGACTGCAGGTGGACGCAGGAAAAGGCACCAAACGGGTGCTCCAGCTATACAAAATGCTGGGAAACCGCGTTATAATCTTCGGCGTCATAGGAC TAAGGGCAAGGACGTCACTGCTTCTATGGACAGCGTGAGAAAAACAGATAAAGAAGTTGGTAATGCTATTGTATCGCCGGAGACTGAAATTACTTCCGCACCACCAGAAGAAGTCACCAGTCAGAATGGCAACCCTGTGGAACTAGTGCAGGTTGCTTCTTATAAAACTGTGAAAACACACATTGTCTCGACTGATAGAGTAGTCCGG TTTCAGACATCGGAAGCCAACATT